One Ignavibacterium album JCM 16511 genomic region harbors:
- a CDS encoding cytochrome C oxidase subunit IV family protein, with translation MDNHSENHTQHSHGYGVYVLVWLALMALTGITVAVAGINFGRITVATALTIASIKTYLVLTIFMHLRTESKTFRVFVGVALLFLIISFVLLFTDYSFIVRN, from the coding sequence ATGGATAATCATTCAGAAAATCATACACAGCACAGTCACGGTTATGGAGTTTATGTTCTCGTTTGGCTTGCTCTGATGGCGCTTACGGGAATTACAGTTGCAGTGGCAGGAATAAATTTCGGAAGAATTACTGTGGCAACTGCATTGACTATTGCATCTATTAAGACTTATCTGGTTTTGACAATATTTATGCATCTTAGAACAGAAAGTAAAACATTCAGAGTATTCGTCGGAGTTGCTCTGTTATTCCTGATTATTTCATTTGTTTTACTTTTTACAGATTATTCTTTTATAGTAAGGAATTAA
- the coxB gene encoding cytochrome c oxidase subunit II produces MFDGVSNFSQSTDLAFFFTLVVSIFFLVLITVLMIYFVIKYNRKRNPKATNVHHNTALEVTWTVIPTILVLIMFWLGWTGYLEQSRVPANALTIDVQAQMWKWSFKYPNGKQTDTLYVPLNKDLVLNLHSIDVNHAFYVPKFRIKKDVYPNQKRTAWFHAKEIGSYDIACAEYCGLNHSYMYNKVYVMPENEFNAWLNSPAKYPGEVLASDTVSNKSNQ; encoded by the coding sequence ATGTTTGATGGAGTATCAAATTTTTCACAAAGTACTGATTTAGCATTTTTCTTCACGCTTGTTGTTTCGATTTTCTTTCTGGTACTGATAACTGTTCTTATGATTTATTTCGTTATCAAGTATAACAGAAAAAGAAATCCAAAAGCTACAAATGTTCATCACAACACAGCGCTTGAAGTTACCTGGACAGTTATACCAACTATTCTTGTATTGATTATGTTCTGGCTTGGCTGGACTGGCTATCTTGAGCAATCGCGTGTTCCGGCAAATGCTTTAACAATTGATGTCCAGGCACAGATGTGGAAGTGGAGTTTCAAATATCCGAACGGTAAACAAACCGATACGCTTTATGTACCGTTAAATAAGGATTTAGTATTGAATCTCCATTCGATTGATGTTAATCATGCTTTTTATGTTCCTAAGTTCAGAATTAAAAAGGATGTTTATCCCAATCAGAAAAGAACTGCTTGGTTTCATGCAAAAGAAATTGGCAGCTATGATATCGCTTGTGCTGAGTATTGTGGACTAAACCATTCTTATATGTATAACAAAGTTTATGTGATGCCGGAAAATGAATTTAATGCATGGTTAAATTCACCTGCAAAATATCCCGGTGAAGTTTTGGCTTCGGATACAGTATCAAACAAATCTAATCAATGA
- a CDS encoding protoheme IX farnesyltransferase: MKEKIKILFELTKIRITFFVMVTTGFGYIAASDVYDFNFVLILFGVLLLACGSAALNHYQERFTDALMSRTKNRPLPSGKISPAKALEISILLILSGIVLLFVGGNLVSTLFGILNLIWYNGIYTPLKRKSSLAIIPGSLVGAIPPIIGWTAAGGDLLNAQILMIAFFFFIWQIPHFWLLLLVLDEDYKRAGMPTLTSIFSKDQLSRITFIWIASTAISSLFLPMVALVQTEIVKYLIVFSVILLTVNSLKLLKYSDEYSSVRFAFRNINFFVLFVVSIISIDKLIL, from the coding sequence GTGAAAGAAAAGATTAAAATATTATTTGAGCTTACGAAAATCAGAATTACATTTTTTGTAATGGTAACTACTGGTTTTGGTTACATTGCAGCAAGTGATGTTTATGACTTTAATTTTGTATTGATTCTATTTGGTGTTTTGCTGCTCGCTTGTGGCAGTGCAGCGCTAAATCATTATCAGGAACGTTTCACTGATGCGCTGATGTCCAGAACAAAGAATCGTCCGTTACCTTCTGGTAAAATCTCTCCTGCAAAAGCATTGGAAATTTCTATTCTTCTAATTCTCAGCGGAATTGTTTTATTATTTGTTGGTGGGAATTTAGTCAGCACATTGTTCGGAATTCTTAATCTTATTTGGTATAACGGTATTTATACTCCGCTAAAAAGAAAATCCTCACTTGCTATAATTCCTGGTTCTTTGGTTGGAGCAATTCCACCGATTATTGGTTGGACAGCTGCTGGTGGTGATCTTCTGAATGCTCAAATTCTAATGATTGCATTCTTTTTCTTTATCTGGCAAATACCACATTTCTGGCTTCTTCTTTTGGTGCTTGATGAAGACTACAAAAGAGCAGGAATGCCAACATTGACTAGTATCTTTTCAAAAGATCAATTATCCAGAATTACTTTTATCTGGATCGCTTCAACCGCAATCAGCAGTCTGTTTCTTCCTATGGTTGCGTTGGTTCAAACTGAAATTGTAAAATATCTCATTGTCTTTTCTGTTATTCTGTTAACAGTAAATTCATTAAAGCTTTTGAAATATTCTGATGAATATTCTTCAGTAAGATTTGCATTCAGGAACATTAACTTTTTTGTTCTTTTTGTCGTTTCAATAATATCAATTGATAAACTGATTTTGTAA
- a CDS encoding c-type cytochrome, giving the protein MEFLDKLVLPQSAEHIQLLHYILMLVLFLFIPFISVVFGGTFLSYTFRKKFNKTGDKTFLRFAKDTIQLLTVNSYIGLILGIVPLITIILIFAQLLHTTTFPTVSDLSLSFLLVSAGLIFIYVYRLSFALKIVFDAVETKSADDFVKEEFTSYYSKTSKLSDNSVRLGLILLFIGMWIFTGALTTAVYFDAWKSSSFFATLFSAKVLINFLIWLCISFSLTGVTLLFLFLFWKKNELKVSEDYKDFVIGISSRYALYFSLPIPVLILLSINLLSDSLLSDTMFAYSAIAIILLFLSLNFVYLLYYKKQYNYVPYLFFTFLFAVLSLIIKDQITVNNATKYHSVVLSTEYDKILAELKGEGKGETINAAELYQVRCGACHKFDQKLVGPAHFDVLPKYVGKEAQLVAFIRNPVKVDPAYPPMPNPGLKPAEAEAVAKYLLEEYQKLKGK; this is encoded by the coding sequence ATGGAGTTTCTTGATAAATTAGTTCTTCCACAATCAGCAGAGCATATTCAATTATTACATTACATCTTAATGCTGGTTTTGTTCTTGTTCATTCCATTTATTTCTGTGGTATTCGGAGGAACATTTCTTTCATACACCTTCAGGAAAAAGTTTAATAAAACCGGCGATAAAACTTTCTTGAGATTTGCAAAGGATACTATACAACTTCTTACTGTTAACAGCTATATAGGTTTAATTCTTGGAATCGTTCCTCTCATTACTATAATTTTAATATTTGCTCAGTTATTGCATACCACTACATTCCCAACGGTCAGTGATTTGTCTTTGTCATTTCTATTGGTCTCCGCCGGATTGATTTTTATTTATGTTTATCGTCTTTCATTTGCACTTAAAATAGTTTTCGATGCAGTTGAAACAAAAAGCGCCGATGATTTTGTCAAAGAAGAGTTCACAAGTTATTACTCCAAAACCTCAAAGCTTTCTGATAATTCTGTCAGACTGGGATTGATTTTATTGTTCATTGGAATGTGGATTTTTACTGGAGCTTTAACTACAGCAGTCTATTTTGATGCATGGAAATCCTCCAGCTTTTTCGCTACACTTTTCTCAGCAAAAGTTCTTATCAATTTTCTCATATGGCTATGCATATCATTTTCTTTAACTGGTGTAACTCTCTTATTCCTGTTTTTATTCTGGAAAAAAAATGAGCTTAAAGTATCAGAGGACTATAAAGATTTTGTTATTGGAATATCATCCAGATATGCACTTTATTTCTCACTTCCTATTCCTGTGCTAATTCTTTTAAGTATTAATCTTTTATCTGATAGTCTTTTATCAGATACTATGTTTGCATATTCAGCAATCGCAATAATCCTTTTATTCCTATCTCTGAATTTTGTTTACTTGCTTTATTACAAAAAGCAATACAACTATGTACCATATTTATTCTTTACATTTTTATTTGCTGTTCTCTCACTAATTATCAAAGATCAGATTACTGTGAATAATGCTACCAAATATCACTCTGTTGTTCTAAGTACTGAGTATGATAAAATATTGGCTGAGCTAAAAGGCGAGGGAAAAGGGGAGACCATAAACGCAGCCGAATTATATCAGGTAAGATGCGGCGCATGCCATAAGTTTGATCAGAAACTGGTTGGTCCCGCACACTTTGATGTTTTACCGAAATATGTTGGAAAAGAAGCACAGCTGGTAGCATTTATTCGTAATCCCGTTAAAGTTGATCCAGCTTATCCACCAATGCCAAATCCCGGCTTGAAACCTGCGGAAGCTGAAGCGGTTGCAAAATATTTACTCGAAGAATACCAAAAACTAAAAGGTAAATAA
- a CDS encoding FlgD immunoglobulin-like domain containing protein gives MLKKLTIILSIVVFSSTIHFPQISYQGPAVGNVASGVLVSTNSFPDAPIVNTEPRLIKDRNTESPETSPMILESMNPVFQPTYVNDPFVVGGTNGIGDNTLLLKKFNGIPQTNSIPPDPTIAAGPNHVVACVNSRFSIWSKDGVLIKSIDADQWCTPVLPSPGAFDPQIIYDHYEGRWFMLWDNQNDATQTAYFIIFVSDDDDPTGDWYGYKLDARTNGNTVTNSWGDYPQIGFDDKAIYINSRQFNFGGGKLYDKIRILKKTELYSANGGPLSWTDLWAITIPGTSSYADVVHPSFQYSTSNYHYFVHAPRSGGNYYSFYRLSNVLTTPVLEGFRITVPFYGGAPNANQLGGGTLLIEVNGSHVKTAPIFRDGYVYFAHSIRNSVYPSYSSVKYVKINADSVTVTESAELGADGFWYFYPTLAVDPDGNIAITCSRSGLTEYIGSFYITRRATDPPGLSGAYLLSPGLGNYVKDFGSGRNRWGDYFGIYTDPADPYEFWLFPEHAAATNTWGTTVAKIRMKPFPGIYPFVESTNVDFGDIEVGFSSDTLNVVLANYGEDPLIISAMPDSVGDFHRVSTHSFPITLNTFDSLNISFTFTPFVQADTTIFYPITNNSTTFSGLTLTGNGYVINPGLDGKFYAVSGSNNSGNFVLLDESNGSGSNIGSTNFTDLIDVAINPKTSISYGLRVPSLLESNIVRINAEAGDAYHHFTVPVPDLYSIAFDTSGTLYGIKRTGEIYTIDIPTGDTLYVTKAQSTLLSIAFDPTNNDLYASVRNIVGTVKDRIVKINLTTGDTTHVGRTGFNVNTVNIEFNDAGEMFGIKGTLTQVSDFFAIDKITGTGTLIGSVGLQGLTGLARTKGLVSVDDQSSLLPEQFALYQNYPNPFNPSTTIKFSLPVNSTVRLQIYNLLGEVVKDIVNTNLPAGTHSFNWNADNNKNVKVTSGIYFYRLTADGVDGSKYSEVRKMILLK, from the coding sequence ATGCTTAAAAAATTGACTATTATTCTTTCCATCGTTGTTTTTAGTTCAACAATTCATTTCCCACAGATTTCATATCAGGGACCTGCAGTAGGGAATGTTGCATCCGGAGTTTTAGTTTCAACAAACAGTTTTCCAGATGCACCTATTGTTAACACTGAACCCAGATTAATAAAAGACAGGAATACCGAATCACCAGAAACATCACCGATGATTCTAGAATCAATGAATCCTGTTTTCCAACCAACTTATGTTAATGATCCCTTTGTTGTTGGAGGAACTAATGGAATCGGTGATAACACATTGTTACTTAAAAAGTTTAATGGTATTCCTCAGACAAACTCAATTCCGCCTGATCCTACAATAGCTGCAGGACCAAATCATGTTGTGGCTTGTGTAAACTCAAGATTTTCTATCTGGTCAAAAGATGGTGTTTTAATAAAATCTATTGATGCAGATCAATGGTGTACACCTGTATTACCAAGTCCTGGTGCTTTTGATCCACAGATTATCTATGATCATTATGAAGGCAGATGGTTTATGCTTTGGGATAATCAGAATGATGCTACTCAGACTGCGTATTTTATAATTTTCGTTTCAGATGATGATGACCCAACAGGTGATTGGTATGGTTATAAACTCGATGCAAGAACAAATGGAAACACAGTAACAAATTCCTGGGGTGATTATCCTCAAATCGGTTTTGATGACAAAGCGATTTATATTAACTCGAGGCAGTTCAATTTCGGTGGAGGAAAGCTTTATGATAAAATCAGAATCTTAAAAAAGACGGAGCTTTACTCAGCTAACGGAGGTCCTCTATCGTGGACAGATTTATGGGCAATTACAATACCCGGTACTTCTTCATATGCTGATGTAGTTCATCCTTCATTCCAGTATTCAACCTCAAATTATCATTACTTCGTTCACGCACCAAGAAGCGGAGGTAATTATTATTCATTCTACAGACTAAGTAATGTCTTAACGACACCTGTTCTCGAAGGTTTCAGGATTACTGTTCCTTTCTACGGCGGAGCACCAAATGCAAACCAACTCGGAGGAGGAACTTTGCTAATTGAAGTTAATGGAAGTCACGTGAAAACTGCCCCGATTTTCAGAGATGGATATGTTTACTTCGCACACTCTATCAGAAACTCCGTCTATCCAAGTTATTCAAGTGTGAAGTATGTAAAAATAAACGCAGACTCAGTAACTGTTACTGAAAGTGCTGAACTTGGTGCTGATGGTTTCTGGTATTTTTATCCAACTCTTGCTGTGGACCCAGATGGAAATATTGCAATAACTTGCTCTCGCTCAGGTCTTACTGAATACATTGGTTCGTTTTATATAACAAGAAGAGCTACTGATCCACCTGGATTGAGTGGTGCTTATCTTCTTTCTCCAGGTTTAGGAAATTATGTTAAAGATTTTGGCTCCGGACGAAACCGCTGGGGTGATTATTTCGGAATTTATACTGACCCTGCGGATCCTTATGAATTCTGGCTCTTCCCTGAGCACGCTGCTGCTACAAACACTTGGGGAACTACGGTAGCAAAAATCAGAATGAAACCATTCCCCGGAATCTATCCTTTTGTTGAATCTACAAATGTTGATTTTGGCGATATCGAGGTTGGTTTCTCAAGCGATACATTAAATGTTGTATTAGCCAATTATGGTGAAGATCCACTGATTATTTCGGCTATGCCAGATTCGGTAGGAGATTTTCATAGAGTTTCAACTCATTCATTCCCGATTACTTTAAATACATTTGATTCACTAAACATAAGTTTTACCTTTACTCCTTTTGTGCAGGCAGATACTACTATTTTCTATCCGATTACAAATAATTCTACAACATTCAGTGGGTTGACTCTAACAGGTAACGGTTATGTAATCAATCCCGGACTTGATGGTAAATTTTATGCAGTTTCAGGTTCCAATAACAGTGGAAATTTTGTTTTATTGGATGAATCCAATGGTTCCGGTTCAAATATCGGTTCTACAAATTTTACAGATTTAATTGATGTCGCAATTAATCCCAAAACCAGTATTTCTTATGGCTTGCGTGTTCCATCACTTCTAGAGTCTAATATTGTGAGAATTAATGCTGAAGCCGGAGATGCTTATCATCATTTTACAGTTCCGGTTCCCGACCTGTATTCAATAGCTTTTGATACATCAGGAACATTATATGGAATTAAAAGAACAGGTGAAATTTACACAATAGATATTCCGACGGGTGACACACTATATGTAACAAAAGCCCAGTCAACCTTGTTATCAATCGCATTCGATCCTACAAATAATGATTTATATGCCAGTGTAAGAAATATTGTTGGTACAGTTAAAGACCGTATTGTAAAAATTAATTTAACTACAGGTGATACAACTCATGTTGGAAGAACCGGATTTAATGTAAATACTGTAAACATTGAATTTAACGATGCAGGAGAAATGTTTGGTATCAAAGGAACTTTAACTCAGGTATCAGATTTCTTTGCTATAGATAAAATTACAGGTACCGGAACACTTATCGGTTCAGTAGGCTTGCAAGGATTAACAGGATTAGCCAGAACAAAAGGTCTGGTATCTGTGGATGATCAAAGTTCATTATTACCTGAACAATTTGCTTTATATCAGAACTATCCTAATCCGTTTAATCCGTCAACAACTATTAAATTCTCATTACCGGTAAATTCAACTGTTCGGCTTCAGATTTACAATCTGTTAGGCGAAGTTGTGAAGGACATTGTTAATACAAATCTTCCTGCCGGTACTCATAGCTTTAACTGGAATGCGGATAATAATAAAAATGTGAAAGTTACAAGCGGAATATACTTTTACAGATTAACTGCTGATGGTGTTGACGGTTCAAAATATTCAGAAGTGAGAAAGATGATTTTACTCAAATAG
- a CDS encoding NUDIX hydrolase, which produces MNSAVLIPIVIIESQEYLLFEKRSVSVRQPGEISFPGGHFDKELDADFMDTAIRETIEELGIQRGKVAVLGKIGTLVTPMGIIVETFVGKLDITSLEELNYDKKEVDKIFLVPLGFFINAEPEIYENQLQLHPFIVNEKGEKVDLLPVKELGLPERYANPWKKGKHRVIVYRYKQEIIWGITAELIYELVNRIKKINE; this is translated from the coding sequence GTGAATTCAGCCGTACTTATTCCAATTGTTATTATTGAAAGTCAGGAATATTTATTATTTGAAAAACGTTCTGTCTCTGTTCGTCAACCTGGAGAAATCAGTTTTCCCGGGGGTCATTTTGATAAAGAACTTGATGCTGATTTTATGGATACCGCAATAAGAGAAACAATTGAAGAATTAGGAATTCAGAGAGGTAAAGTTGCCGTTCTAGGGAAAATCGGAACTCTTGTTACTCCGATGGGAATTATTGTTGAAACATTTGTCGGTAAATTGGATATCACTTCTCTTGAAGAACTTAATTATGATAAAAAAGAAGTTGATAAAATATTCCTTGTACCTTTAGGTTTTTTTATCAATGCTGAGCCTGAAATTTATGAAAATCAACTACAGTTGCATCCTTTTATCGTTAATGAAAAAGGAGAAAAAGTTGACTTGCTCCCGGTTAAAGAATTAGGATTACCTGAGCGATATGCTAATCCCTGGAAAAAAGGTAAGCATCGTGTAATTGTTTATCGTTATAAACAGGAAATAATCTGGGGAATTACCGCCGAATTAATCTATGAATTGGTTAACAGAATAAAAAAAATAAATGAATAG
- a CDS encoding HAD family hydrolase: MNRKIKYLIWDWNGTLFNDVRLGIDIINKLLNQNNLPEITFERYRSIFTFPVSYYYKTAGFDFSKTPFEILGKLFMDEYEKRKYQMNLFDGAREILELAKNKGIGQSVLSAYKHDTLVEILKHYQISEYFENVSGLDNIYAGSKEHLGIELRKKLNFKKEEILFIGDTLHDADVAKAMDVNCVLISNGHQSAERLMDNGNIVLSDIRELKNLI, translated from the coding sequence ATGAATAGAAAAATTAAATATCTGATTTGGGACTGGAACGGGACATTGTTTAATGACGTTCGATTAGGTATAGATATTATTAATAAGTTATTAAATCAAAATAACTTACCCGAAATCACCTTCGAAAGATATCGCTCAATTTTTACTTTTCCAGTATCATATTATTATAAAACCGCCGGTTTTGACTTTAGCAAAACTCCCTTCGAGATATTGGGAAAGCTGTTTATGGATGAATATGAGAAAAGAAAATATCAGATGAATTTGTTCGATGGAGCAAGGGAAATACTTGAGCTGGCAAAAAATAAGGGGATAGGGCAATCAGTGCTAAGTGCATATAAGCATGATACTTTAGTGGAAATTCTCAAACATTATCAGATATCTGAATACTTTGAGAATGTATCTGGACTTGATAACATCTATGCCGGTAGTAAAGAGCATTTAGGTATTGAGCTTAGAAAGAAATTGAACTTTAAGAAAGAGGAAATACTATTTATCGGAGATACCTTACATGATGCAGATGTTGCAAAAGCAATGGATGTAAACTGTGTTCTTATTTCTAATGGTCATCAGTCAGCCGAGAGACTAATGGATAACGGCAATATTGTTCTTTCAGATATCAGAGAATTAAAAAACCTGATCTAA
- a CDS encoding UDP-glucuronic acid decarboxylase family protein, with amino-acid sequence MMTAVVTGGAGFLGSHLCDRLIAEGFRVICIDNFITGSPDNIAHLFGNENFQFIKHDVTNFIHVPGKVDFILHFASPASPIDYLKLPIQTLKVGSLGTHKALGLAKEKNAVFLLASTSEVYGDPLIHPQNEDYWGNVNPVGPRGVYDEAKRFAESLTMAYHRYHGLQTRIVRIFNTYGPRMRLNDGRVLPTFIGQALKGEPLSIFGDGSQTRSFCYVDDLIDGIYRLLLSEEVYPVNIGNPDEITIQQFAEEVLSLTGSRSKISYHPLPEDDPKVRQPDISKAKQLLGWEPKVSRTEGIKRTLEYFRKIINENNG; translated from the coding sequence ATGATGACTGCTGTTGTTACTGGTGGTGCAGGATTTCTGGGTTCACATCTTTGTGATCGTCTTATTGCCGAAGGATTTCGTGTTATCTGCATTGACAATTTTATCACTGGTAGCCCGGATAACATTGCTCATTTATTTGGAAATGAAAATTTTCAATTTATTAAACACGATGTAACAAATTTTATTCACGTCCCGGGCAAGGTTGATTTTATTTTGCACTTTGCTTCCCCTGCAAGTCCAATAGATTATTTGAAGCTACCGATTCAAACACTGAAAGTTGGTTCTCTTGGCACACATAAGGCGTTAGGACTCGCAAAAGAAAAAAATGCAGTGTTTTTGCTCGCATCTACTTCAGAAGTGTATGGCGATCCCCTTATTCACCCACAGAATGAAGATTATTGGGGAAATGTAAATCCTGTTGGACCAAGAGGTGTATATGACGAAGCAAAGCGATTTGCCGAATCACTAACAATGGCTTATCATCGTTATCACGGGTTACAAACAAGAATTGTCAGAATTTTTAATACCTACGGACCTAGAATGCGTTTGAATGATGGACGTGTATTACCTACTTTCATAGGACAAGCATTAAAGGGTGAGCCTCTTTCAATATTCGGGGATGGTTCTCAAACCCGTAGCTTTTGTTATGTGGATGATTTGATTGATGGCATTTACCGGCTATTGCTTTCAGAGGAGGTTTATCCGGTTAATATTGGTAATCCGGATGAAATAACTATACAGCAATTTGCAGAAGAGGTGCTAAGTTTAACCGGATCCAGGAGTAAAATTTCATATCATCCATTACCTGAAGATGACCCTAAAGTTCGACAACCGGACATTTCAAAAGCTAAACAATTGTTGGGATGGGAACCGAAAGTCTCAAGAACTGAAGGAATTAAAAGAACACTTGAATATTTCAGAAAAATAATAAACGAAAACAATGGATGA
- a CDS encoding UDP-glucose dehydrogenase family protein — MKLAVIGTGYVGLVSGTCFAEMGNNVICVDNNREKLKKLNNGQVTIYEPGLELLYQRNFNQKRLRFTDNLKEAVDFAEAIFLCLPTPQGEDGSADLTHVMEIADQIGNILKQSSDYKLIVNKSTVPVGTVAKVKEVLTQKGAKSFDVASNPEFLREGFAVDDFMKPDRIVIGAESEKAFKLLRSLYEPFVRQGNPIIEMDIRSAEVTKYAANSYLATRITFMNELANFCEKAGANVDLVRKGMGSDTRIGKRFLFPGIGYGGSCFPKDVNALIKTSLDFNSELTLLTLVDKINKEQRLRFFNKIKNHFEGNLKGKRFAVWGLAFKPNTDDMREAPSIPVIKMLLENGAKVKAFDPAAMTNSKFYLNDKIEYADNMYDALPDADALLIFTEWNEFRNPDFTKVKSLLKEPLIFDGRNVYDLDDMEELGFTYYSIGRKIIKGKNL, encoded by the coding sequence ATGAAACTTGCTGTAATCGGAACAGGTTATGTCGGGCTAGTATCGGGAACCTGTTTTGCTGAAATGGGTAACAATGTAATCTGTGTTGATAATAATCGTGAGAAACTTAAAAAATTAAATAACGGACAAGTTACAATTTATGAACCTGGTCTCGAATTATTATACCAAAGAAACTTCAATCAAAAGAGACTAAGGTTTACTGATAATCTTAAAGAAGCAGTGGATTTTGCAGAAGCAATATTCTTATGTCTTCCAACTCCGCAAGGTGAAGATGGCTCCGCAGACCTTACACATGTAATGGAGATTGCAGATCAGATTGGTAATATTTTAAAACAGAGTTCAGATTATAAACTTATTGTGAACAAAAGCACCGTACCGGTTGGGACAGTAGCTAAAGTCAAAGAAGTACTTACCCAAAAAGGTGCAAAATCATTTGATGTTGCAAGTAATCCGGAATTTTTAAGAGAAGGATTTGCAGTCGATGATTTTATGAAACCTGACAGAATAGTTATTGGTGCTGAATCAGAAAAAGCATTTAAGTTATTACGCAGTTTATACGAACCGTTCGTAAGGCAAGGTAATCCGATTATTGAGATGGACATTCGCAGTGCTGAAGTGACAAAATATGCCGCCAACAGCTATCTTGCTACAAGAATAACATTTATGAATGAGCTGGCTAATTTCTGTGAAAAAGCTGGAGCAAATGTTGATTTGGTAAGAAAAGGAATGGGCAGTGATACCAGAATCGGGAAAAGATTTCTATTTCCGGGTATTGGTTACGGCGGTTCCTGTTTCCCTAAGGATGTGAATGCATTAATAAAAACTTCACTCGATTTTAACTCTGAATTAACATTGTTAACTCTTGTAGATAAAATAAATAAAGAGCAGCGCTTAAGATTTTTTAACAAGATTAAAAATCATTTTGAAGGTAATCTCAAAGGAAAGCGATTTGCTGTTTGGGGATTAGCATTCAAACCTAATACTGACGATATGAGAGAAGCACCAAGTATACCCGTCATTAAAATGCTACTTGAAAACGGAGCAAAAGTAAAAGCATTTGATCCGGCTGCAATGACTAATTCAAAATTTTACCTGAACGACAAGATCGAATATGCCGATAATATGTACGATGCCCTTCCTGATGCTGATGCTTTATTGATATTTACTGAGTGGAATGAGTTCAGGAATCCTGATTTTACAAAAGTTAAATCACTACTGAAAGAACCTTTGATATTTGACGGAAGAAATGTTTATGATCTTGACGATATGGAAGAATTAGGTTTTACCTATTACAGCATTGGAAGGAAAATAATTAAAGGCAAAAACTTATGA